A stretch of DNA from Acidobacteriota bacterium:
GCATATGGCCGCGACGGCGACTATGGACTTCATCCCGATGATGCATGAGATAAAGACCAGCTACGAATCGGGTTCGGTCAAGGACCTGACGATGCACGATGGCTCGGTCATTCACCTCAATAAACTCGCCAAGGATTGGGACCCGACCGACCGGCTCTCGGCGACGAACGCCGTCCGCGAGGCAAAGCGGCGGGACGAGATCCTGACCGGTTTGCTCTATATCAACGAGAATTCGACCGAGCTCCACGAACTGCTCGAGACCACCGAACAGCCGCTTAATTCGCTCGCGGAAGCGGACCTTTGCCCCGGCTCGGCCGCCCTCGAAAAACTCAACGCCGGCCTCCGATAGCCGCGGCCAAAATGCAGACCGATCGTACCGCCCTTCGTTAACGCGAAGGGCATTTTCAATTTTTGGCGAGTGGTTCGGGACTTATCACTACTTAAGCTCTAACTGGGTGTCGATGATTCGATCGAGCGGAGGTCATCGGCGGCTCCGTTTCGATCGTAACGACGATCAGGTCCGGGCGTGTGCTCGGCCGGGATTGGTCGCCCGCGAGGTTGATGGTGCGGTGCCGATGCCGTAGGCGACGGCCGTTGCGGCGAGGGCTTGGCGAAGGCGGGTGCGGGCCCGCGAGAGGCGGGACATAACGGTGCCGATCGGGATCTGAAGGATCTCGGCTACTTCTTTGTAGTCGAATTCGTGAACATCGGCGAGCAGGACGACCGAACGGTAATGTTCGGGAAGGGCGTTGAGAGCCTCGATAACCTCGCGGTCGGTCAACGTTTCCGGGACCGGCTCCGTTCCCGGCGAGAGCTCGAAAACCAGGTCGTCTGCCTCGGTGACGTATTTCGCCCGCGTTATCATTTTCCGGCGGTGATGATCGTACTTATTGAAGAGTATTTTGTAGAGCCAGGCACGGCAGTTCGTCCCGGGCTCGTACTGATCGAACGATTTCCACGCCTGCATGTAGGTCTCCTGCACGAGGTCGTCGGCATCGATCCGGTTGCGGGTCAGCCGCAGAGCGGTCCGGTAAAGGTCATTGATGTGCTGCATCGCTTCGGCTTCGAAGATCTCTGGTGTGTTCTCGCTCATTTTTTTCTCCGGGACGGCCTTGAAATCGGCGTCTTTAACCGTTAGTCGGAGAGCCGAGCGATTCCTTACAGATTTTTTTCGTGAGGGTTTGTCGTTCCGCTTTTATGCAGCCGGCTCGCTTAGGCGGCTGCTTTTAGGATCCGTTCCTCCTTGGCGTCTGAAGGCGACGAAACGGTCGGGGCCCGGAGCGTGAGGAACTGGACGGGATCCTTCTTGAAGACGAGGTCGAGCGTCCAATCCATTGCGACGCGAAGCTTTTTCTCGAAACGCGGAAGCTTCATCAGATAGATCGTCCGCCAGAGCCACCATGCAAAGAAGCCGGAGAAATTGAAGCCCATTATCTGGGCGACGCCGGTGCGGCGGCCGAGAGCGGCGAGCTGGCCGAGGGTTTCGAACCTGAACTGCTTTGGGGTGCCGCCGTTGATCGCGGCAATTATGTTGCGGGCGACGGCCTTACCCTGGCGCATCGCGTGCTGTGCGGTCGGCGGGTGAAACTTGCCATCTGCCTTGGGGATCGCGGCACAATCGCCTACGGCCCAGAGGCCTTCAAAGCCGGGGACGCCGAGGAATTCGTTGGTGCAGAGCCTGCCGCGGTCCTTCTCGCAGGGAAGGGGGCCGAGCATCGGGTTCGGCGCCGTTCCGGCCGTCCAAATAACCGAGTTGGAAATAATGGTTTCGCCGGTGCTCAGCGTCACCTCGTTGCCATCGACACCGGAAACGAGCGTGCCGAGCTTGATCTCGACTCCGCGGGCCATCAGCTTTTCCGCGGCGTATTCGCCGAGCTTCTGACTGAGTTCGGGGAGAATCACGTCGCCGCCATGGACGAGTACGACGCGGAGCATATCCTCGCGCAGGTTCGGGTAGAAACGGATGGCGGCCCGGAGGAAATCATTGATCCCTGCGATGGTCTCGACTCCTGCAAATCCGCCGCCCGCGACGACAAAATTGAGCAGGGGCTCGCGGACGTTCGGGCAGCACTCGAAATCTGCTTCCTCGAGATTCGAGATCAGATGATTGCGAAGGTAGATCGCGTCGCCGAGCGATTTCATCGTCAGTGCGTTCTCCTCAAGACCCTTGTTGCCGAAGAAGTTCGTGATCGAACCGAGCGAGAGGACGAGGTGATCGTATTTCAGGTCGTGAAAGTGCGGGTCCTTGCCATGCGAAACGGAAACCACTTTGTTCACGACATCGATCGACTCAACATCGCCGTTGAAGATGTTCACATGTTTCAGCAGCTTGCGGACCGGGCTGACGATATGCGTGATGTCGAGGTCGCTGGCTGCCACCTCATGGAGCATCGGCGTAAAGAGAAAGAAGTTTTCGCGGTTAACGAGCGTTACTTCTATATCTGCACTGCGTGCGATCGTCCGGTCAAATTCGAGTGCGGCGTACATCCCGCCGAAGCCGCTTCCAAGGATCACGATTCTTTTCTTGTTTGACATTCTAAAGCTCTCACGGCAGACCTCTGCCGGAACTATCACATCGCGTGCGGCAGCACCTTTATTCCATCAGCCGAGGCAAAAGAATTTGGAATATTTCGGCGGGCCCGCATGATTAAGTTCGGGTGAGGACGCGAGTCGAAACCATAAACACGGGGAAACAATGAGCAATAACAGCGAAATAGGCGGCAACGGAATAGACGGGGCGGGCTCTTACTTACGGGAGCGGGCGGCGATCTATCGGCTAGAGCCCGGCCACAGTTCGCGGCAGGTGTCGTTCGCCGAGTTCATGGAATACGACCGCGTTCGGTCCGCACTGAAGCGTGCAGTCGAAAGCAATGTTGCTCCCGAGTATTTGAAGGAAGAGATCCGGAGGAGTATAAAGAGGTAGAAAATGGTTCGGCAAGCCGCGATATTTGACGAGAGTGCGGGACCATCGGCAATGGAAGACAGGGCCGAAACAAGTACTGTCGCGTGGAATATCGATCCCGGAAAATGGGTCGATGACCACGGCGACTACCTTTTCCGTTACGCGTTCGTGCGGCTCCACGACGAATGCCGTGCCGAGGACGCGGTGCAGGAAACGCTGCTCGCCGCATTGAAAAATCTGAACACCTTTGGCGGTCGGGCATCTGAAAGGACGTGGCTGACGGGCATCTTGCGGAACAAGATCGTCGATATAATAAGGAAAAGCTGCCGGGAGGTAATGCTTGACCCGGCCGAGACGGACCTTTCGGACTTTGACCCGCTTTTCGAGCGGGATGACGAGTTCAAGGACCACTGGAGCGACACGCTAAGCCCGCGTATATGGAAGCGTTCGCCGGAGGATGCTGTGACCGAAAGCGAGTTTTTCGGCGTGCTTAACGACTGCGTGGCCAAGCTGCCGCAGAGGACAGCCGCTGCGTTCAGCCTTCGTGAAATGGACGAACTTGAGACCGGCGAGGTCTGCGATGTGCTCGGCATCTCGGAAAGCAACTTTTGGGTGATAATGCATCGTGCGAGAATGTCTTTGCGGCGATGCATCGAGCTTAACTGGTTCATGAGGCCGCAATAATGGAAATGACGACGAGACAAAAATTGCGGCGTGAATTTAACCGCTTTCTGCTTCGGCGGCTTCCGCCCTGCAAGGTGATCGCGATGCTGATCTCGCAGTCGCTCGACCGGCGGCTCGGGCTTCGCGAACGCATCATCCTAAGGCTTCATCTGGTCGCTTGCCGCCCGTGTGAACGCTACCTTGAGCAATCCGAGTTTCTTAGTTCGGCGATCGACCTAATGAACAGCGACGAAAAGGAAGCTTTGTTTGAGGGGACACTAAGTGAGCCGGCCCGCGAACGCATCAAGGCCGCACTACGCTCGGCCGCCCCGCTTGCCGCATTTACCTTCCTCTTCTTCGGCTGAGACCGCTCGCCCGGACAGCCGTCACTTGCCCGGTTCAATACTCCCGCGTCCCTTTGGAATTAAATCAGGCCATCACGTGATAATCCGTTGGAGGAGAAACGTGATGCGAGACGCAGCAGTAATTCACGGCCATAGGCACACAACGAACAGAGTTTCGACCATTCCGATACACGAAAAGCTGGGAGCGGACAAGGGCCTTACGGGCCGCGGTGTAAGGATCGCTTTTCTCGACTCGGGTTTCTATCCGCATCCGGACATCGCGGGCCGCATCGTTGAGTTTTTCGACGTAACCGGCGAGGAGCCGGAGCTTCGGCCGGAAAGGTCTGAGGGATATCAGTGGCACGGCACGCAAACGGCGGTCGTTTGTGCGGGAGACGGCAAGCTTTCGGAAGGTACCTACAGAGGCCTTGCTTTGGAGAGCGAACTGGTCCTGGTCAAGGTCTCACGAGCGGGAAGCATCAGCGATGCAGAGATCGAACGCGGGCTGGAGTGGATACTCGAGAATCACACGCGGCTCGGGATCAGAGTGCTGAACATATCGCTTGGCGGGGACTGCGACCTTGTCCTCAAGGAGAGCCGGGTGAACCAACTGGCCGAGCAGCTTGTACGGGCCGGAGTGGCCGTCGTGGTTGCGGCCGGAAATTCGAGCGAGCGGCGGTCGATCCCGCCGGCAAGTGCGCCTTCGGTCATAACTGTCGGCGGATATTCGGACGAGAATCAAAAAGATCGCGATCAATTCGGGTTATACCATTCGAGCTTCGGATCAACGGCGGATGGCCACATCAAGCCCGAGGTGATCGCACCGGCGATGTTCGTCGCCGCACCGATCCTGCCGCATACGGAGGAATATCGGGTGGCAGAGCGGCTAACTGAAATGCTGCCTCAGCCCGACTACGCTTTTCGCGAGAGCTTCATAAAGCATTGGGACGCGGCGGGGCTGCCCGAGTATCTGCTCTCGACCGATGTTGCGACCGCCCGGATCGCCGTTGAACGCGAGATGGAGAAGCGCAAGATCGTTTCGACGCATTACCAGCACGTTGACGGAACTTCATTCGCGGCACCGATAACAGCCTCGTTGATCGCGCAGATGCTTGAGGCAAACCCGAAGCTCGGGCCGGCCGTGATCAAAGACATTCTGGTTTCGACAGCAACGCGGCTCGGCGGACAGCCGGCGATAAGGCAGGGCTTTGGCATCATCAACGCAGCGGCGGCGGTGAGGCGGGCCCGCCGGGAGCAGCACGCCTTGCCGCACGGGACGCTCTGCCCGCCGCGGATCGCGGGCTCGCGGGTCGTTTTTGGTTTCCACGACGACCTTGCCCGCGAGGTCTCGCTCGCCGGCGATATGAACGGCTGGGACCGCGAGGCAACACGCTTTGACCGCACGAACAACGGGCTCTGGCAAGCCTCGATCCCGGTGCCGACCGCGGGGCGATACCGTTACAAGTTCCTTGTGGACGGTGTCCGCTGGGTAGAGGATTCGACGCACGGCCGAAAGGAAGACGATGGATTTGGCGGCTTTAACTCGATCCTCGAGATCGCCTGATCGCCGCACGAGATCAACAAAGCGAAACTGCAAGATCGCTCAAATAGGACGCCGGTTGTTTCAGCCTCAGCCGGCGTTCTTCATTTAAACGCAACTATGGAATAAAGCTGACGGCGCGGGTGATTTCGAGGTCGTGAGCAGAACGCTTTCCATCGCAAGGGAACATGTTCCGGAATACTTTATCGAGGCATGGTGCCTCGGGACATTTATGTTCTTGGCATGCACGTTTGGTGTGCTGCTCTTTCATCCGGCGTCGCCAGCGGCCGGGGTTTCAGGCACAGCACGCGGGGTTTTGATGGGCATTGCGATGGGGCTGACGGCGATCTTGATCATCACCTCACCTTGGGGAAAGCGTTCCGGGGCTCACTTCAATCCGGCGGTGACACTCGCGTTCTATCGGCTCGGCAAAATCAGCGGAACCGACGCCGCTTTTTACGTCGCGGCACATTTTGCCGGAGGCGTGATCGGCGTTTTTGCTGCTTGGTTGACCTTCGGGGATCTTCTTTCTGCATCAACGGTGAATTTTGTTGTGACGGTGCCGGGGATCTACGGCGGTTGGGCCGCGGCGGCGGGTGAGTTCCTGATCGCATTTACTCAAATGACGGTCATCCTTGTTATCTCAAATTCGATGAGATGGTCACGGCTGACGCCGTTCATCGCCGGGAACGCTGGTCGCTCTTTATATCGCGATCGAAGCACCGGTCTCGGGGATGAGTATGAATCCGGCACGGACGTTCGCATCGGCGGCTGTTGCGGGAAGCTGGGAAGGATGGTGGATCTATTTCACGGCACCGCCGGCAGCGATGCTTGCCGCGGCCGAGGTGTATGCGCGGAGTCGCGGGCTTCATAGGGTGCTCTGCGCAAAGCTCGACCACACGGGCCGTTCACTCTGCATTTTCAACTGCGGCTACCACGAGGCGGGGCCCGAAGCGATCGAAATTACGAAGGACAGGCGGTTTGCAAAGGCTGCGGCAGGGCTTTTCTGAGCCTTAAGAGAATTGTTATGACGAACGGACATTACGACTTGATCATCATCGGAACCGGAGCGGGCGGCGGGACGCTCGCGCGCAAGCTTGCGCCTTCCGGCAAGAAGATACTCATCCTCGAACGCGGCGATTACGTAAAGCGGGAGCCGGACAACTGGAACTCGCGGGCGGTCAACGTAGAGGGCAAGTACAACACAAAAGAGGTTTGGTACGACCGTAACGGCAAGGCGCTCCATCCGCACACCAACTACAACGTCGGCGGGAACACGAAGTTTTACGGAGCCGCTCTTTTCCGGATGCGCGAACGCGACTTCGGCGAGCTCAAACACTACGACGGCATCTCGCCGGCATGGCCGATCGCCTACGACGAACTCGAGCCATTTTATACCCAGGCCGAGCAGATGTACGACGTGCACGGAAACCGCGGCGAGGACCCGACCGAGCCATGGGCATCAGCCCCATACGCGGCACCGGCGGTTAGCCATGAGCCGCGGATCGCGGAGCTTGCGGAAGACTTTGCGGCCGCGGGCGTTCGGCCCTTTCACGTGCCGCTTGGTATCCGCATAAAAGAGAATGACCGGAAGAGTACCTGCGTCCGGTGCGCGACCTGCGACGGTTTTCCTTGTCTTTTGAATGCGAAATCCGATTCGCAGGTTTGCGGTGTTGACCATGCGACCGAGCGGCCGAACGTGACGCTGCTCACGAACGCCAAAGTGACTCGGCTCGAGACGGACGCGGCCGGAAGAAGCGTTACCGCGGTCGTGGTCGAACGCGAAGGCCAGATCGAGTCGTATTCAGCGAACATCGTCGTGCTTTCTGCCGGTGCGATAAATTCGGCTGCGTTGCTGCTTCGCTCGGCGAACGACAGGCACCCGAACGGGCTGGCGAACAGCTCCGACCAGGTCGGGCGAAACTATATGGGACACGTTAATTCGGTCCTGCTCGCAGTCTCAAAATGCCCGAACCCGACGGTCTTTCAAAAGACACTCGGCGTCAATGATTTCTATTTCGGTACGCCGGAGTTTCCCTATCCGATGGGCCATATCTCGTTCGTCGGCAAGCTCGATGGCGTTACGCTTTCGGCCGGTGCGCCGAAGATCACGCCCGGCTTCACACTCGATATGATGGCCCGCCATTCGCTCGACTTTTGGCTGACGACCGAGGACCTGCCGCGGCCGGAGAATCGCGTAACGCTGAACCGGCAGGGCGACATCGTTCTCGCCTACACACCAAACAATGTAGAGCCGCACAAACGGCTGCAGGCAAAGCTGAAGGAACTTATGAAAAGCCAGCGGGCCTGCAAGATGCACGGCCACGAGTGCCATCAGGGGCTTTTTTCGCGAAATCTTTACCTTGGGCAGCAGATACCGCTCGAAGGTGTTGCCCACCAGAACGGTACGGTGAGGTTTGGCGATGACCCGGCGACATCCGTGCTCGACCGCAACTGCAAGGCACATGATCTGGATAATCTCTACGTTGTCGACGGCGGATTCTTTCCATCGAGCTCGGCCGTTAACCCGGCTCTTACGATAATGGCGAATGCCCTTCGTGTGGGCCGCCATATTCTTGAAAGGATCGGGTAATGCAACACAGGATCCACAACGATATGAAGCGAATTCGATGGTCCTTCGGCGCTTTGACCGTGCTGATCGCCCTAATCGCTTCGGCCGAGGCGATGCCGGTCAGAAAGATCGAGTCGGTCGGCTTTACGGTCTCAGATATGGACAAAGCAATAGATTTCTATCGCGGTGTCCTGACGTTCGAAGTAGAAAGCGATACGGAGATCCATGGACGCGAGTACGAACTGCTGACGGGTGTTTTTGGGGCGAGGTCACGCATCGTCCGGCTCAGGCTCGGCGACGAGGTAATAGAACTGACCGAGTTCCTGACGCCCCGCGGAAGGCCGATCCCGCAGGGCTCGCGAAGCAACGACCTTTGGTTCCAGCATGTCGCGATCATCGTTTCCGACATGGACAAAGCGTATTCACTTCTGCGTGCGAAAAAGGTGGAGCATGCCTCGACCGGGCCGCAGACACTGCCCGTTTACATCAAGCCGGCGGCCGGAATTCGGGCTTTCTATTTCAAGGACCCGGACGGCCACGTCCTTGAGGTGCTCGGGTTTCCGCCGGACAAGGGAAAAGAGAAATGGCACCGGCTGGCAAAAAGCGGCCGGCTTTTCCTCGGCATAGACCACACGGCGATCGCAGTGAGCGATACGGACCGGAGCCTTGGCTTTTACGGCGATAAGCTCGGGCTCCGCGTTGCGGGCGAGAGTATGAATTATGGCCCGGAGCAGGAACGGCTCAATAACGTCTTCGGGGCAAGGCTTCGGATCACGGGACTAGCAACGCCTGAGGAAGGGATCGCGGTCGAATTTCTCGAGTACCTTGCACCGCGAACGGGCAGACCGTATCCGCAAGGCCTCCGCTGCGAATGACCTCTGGCACTGGCAGACGAGCTTCGCTGCGGACAGTACTTCCTTCGTCGAGATGCTGAAAGCGGAATATGTTTCGAGTGGAACGGTATCTATACCAAACGGTCCGCTGGGCTTTAGCCGTGCGGCGACGGTGCGTGACCCGGATGGGCACGCCGTCAGAATCATTGAAGTTGGAGAAAAGATAAAATAATGATCGTTACGGGAAAGAGAATATTGATCCTTACGGCGGCGATCGCGGCTGCAGCAATTATCGGAGCATGCTCCAAGCAAAACACGCAACTCGGATTCAATGCATCCGCGGACGGCCTGGCGCTTGAAGGCTACGACGCGGTCGCTTACTTTGTGGTTGGTTCGGCCGCCAAGGGTGATCCGAGGTTCAAGCACGTTTGGAATGGAGTTACCTGGTATTTTTCATCCGAAGAAAATATGAAAACCTTTCAGGCCGAACCTGAACGCTATGCCCCGCAATATGGCGGCTATTGTTCGTATGCGGTATCGGAAGGTTACACCGCCGATGGCGACCCGGAAGCATGGAAGATCGTAGATGGTAAGCTGTATCTGAACTACAACATGGACGTAAAGGCGACCTGGGAAAAGAAGCAGAGCGAACGCATCGAGAACGCGAACAAGAACTGGGAGGCCTTTAAAACAAAGCCGCCGGTGAAAAAGGGCTGATCCGCAAGAAACAGTGGAGCAAATTGGGGGCGGCTATGTCGCTCCCTTTTTATTTTCGGTCTCAGCCTGCCGAAAGGAATAAAGCGGTAATGAGCAGGAATTGGTGACGTGATGAAAGCAGAAGCGAAACGCCTTAAGGAGGCCGACGAAAGAAAGAAGGACTGGCGTGGTTGGGGGCCATATCTGAGCGAGCGGTCGTGGGGAACGGTTCGCGAGGACTACAGCGCCGACGGCTCCGCCTGGGACTATTTTCCGCACGATCATTCGCGTTCGCGAGCCTACCGTTGGAACGAGGACGGCATCGCCGGTATCTCAGACCGCAATCAGGAGCTTTGTTTCTCGCTGGCGGTGTGGAACGGCCGCGACCCGATCCTCAAGGAGCGGTTCTTTGGCCTGACGGGAAGCGAGGGCAACCACGGCGAGGACGTAAAGGAACTCTACTATTACCTCGATTCGACCCCGACGCACTCCTATATGAAGATGCTCTATAAGTATCCGCAGGGAGAATTTCCCTACGAGCAGCTTCTGGCAGAGAACAAGAAACGCGGCCGCGGCGAGATGGAATTCGAGCTGTTGGACACGGGTATCTTCGACGAAGACCGATACTTCGACATCTTCGTCGAATACGCAAAGGCAGGCGTTGACGACATCCTGATCCGAATAGCTGCCGCGAACCGCGGCCCTGAGGATGCGAAGCTGACGCTGCTCCCGACGCTTTGGCTTCGCAATACGTGGTCGTGGAACGGTATCGATGAAGGAAAGAGCTTGGAGCTTACAGCGCCCGGGAAGATGCTGTCGCGGTCGCCTTTGCTCGGCGATTGGGAACTACATTTCGAGGCGGACGACGCCGAGCCGATCTTTACCGAAAACGAAACGAACACCGAAAGGCTCTACGGCTCGCCCAACCGCACGCCCTATGTGAAGGATGCTTTTCACCGATATGTTGTCAACGGCGAAGCCGATGCGGTAAACCCGCAGCAGCGCGGGACGAAAGCGGCGGTCAGCTTCCGACAGACCGTTCCTGCCGGCGGCGAGGTCTCGATCCGGCTTCGGCTGTCGAAACAGCGACGCGGCGCTACAGATCCGTTCAAGGATTTCGAAAGCGTATTCGATAAGCGAGAGGCCGAGGCCAATGAGTTTTATCACGGGTTAAGTCCGGCAGGACTTTCCGCCGATGCTGCGAATGTTCAGCGGCAGGCATTTGCCGGGATGCTCTGGTCGAAGCAGTTCTATCATTACGTGGTTCGCGAATGGCTCGCGGGCGACCCGGCGATGCCCGCTCCGCCGGAGTCGCGAAAGAGCGGCCGCAATAGCGACTGGGGACATCTCTTTAACGCGGACGTCATCTCGATGCCGGATAAATGGGAGTATCCGTGGTATGCGGACTGGGACCTGGCATTTCACTGCATTCCGCTGGCGTTGGTCGATGCCGGCTTTGCAAAACGGCAGCTCATCCTGATGCTCCGTGAATGGTATATGCACCCGAATGGGCAGATACCGGCCTACGAGTGGGCGTTCGGTGATGTGAATCCTCCGGTGCATGCCTGGGCCGCGATGCGCGTTTACCAGATCGACAAGAAACGCACCGGCAAAGGCGACCGCAAGTTTCTCGCTCGTGTGTTTCAGAAACTCCTGCTCAACTTCACGTGGTGGGTCAACCGGAAGGACGCCGAGGGCAATAACGTCTTCGAAGGCGGATTTCTGGGCCTCGACAATATCGGTGTTTTCGACCGCTCAAGGCCGCTGCCGACCGGTGGCAAGCTTGCCCAATCGGACGGCACAAGCTGGATGGCGATGTACTGCCTGAATATGCTCGCGATCGCTCTGGAGCTTGCGGCCGAGGATGACACCTATGAAGACCTGGCCAGCAAGTTCTGGGAGCATTTCCTTTTCATTGCGAACGCGATGAACCGGCTTGGCGACGAAGGCATATCGCTTTGGGACGAGGAGGACGGTTTTTATTACGACGTTCTGCATTTTCACGGCGACGGCAATACGCCGCTCAAAGTAAGGTCGATGGTCGGGCTGATACCGCTCTTCGCGGTCGGTACGATCGAGCCGGAAGTGCTCGATCGGCTCCCCGATTTCAAACGGCGGCTCTATTGGTTCATCGAGAACCGGCCCGACCTGATCGGCAACGTCTCATGTATGAAGACGCCGGGCGAGGGCGAGCGTCGCCTGCTGGCGGTCGCATACCGCGAACGGCTCGAACGTGTGCTCAAGGTCCTGCTCGATGAGAATGAGTTCCTCTCACCGCACGGCGTTAGGGCGCTCTCGCGTTTCCACCTCGACCGGCCGTTTGAGATGCGGGTCAAAGGCGAAGTGCATCGGGTGGATTACGAACCGGGCGAATCGACCAGCGGGCTCTTTGGCGGCAACTCGAATTGGCGAGGGCCGATCTGGTTTCCGGTGAACTACCTGTTGATCGAATCTCTTCAACGATTTCACCACTACTACGGCGACGGCCTGCGGGTTGAGTGCCCGACGGGCTCGGGGCGGATGATGAACCTCTGGGAAGTCTCGCAGGAACTCTCGCGGCGGCTTTCACATATCTTCTTGAAGGATGCCACGGGCAAGCGGCCGGTTTTCGGCAACGACCGGAAGATGCAGGAGGACCCGAACTTCCGCGACCACGTGCTGTTCTATGAGTACTTTCACGGCGACAATGGCCGCGGCGTTGGGGCAAGCCACCAGACGGGGTGGACGGGACTGGTAGCAAAGCTCTTACAGCAAAGCGGCGAATGAGCGATAGACCGAAATCGAAATAAGGACAAAACGAACATGAAAGCAATAGCAGTTAAACCGGGCGTTCCGGATTCAGTTCATTTGGTAGAAATGCCAAAGCCATCGGTCGAAGACGTGCCGAATGGGCGAGGAGTTTTGGTGAAGGTGCTCCGCGTTGGGGTTGACGGTACGGACAAAGAGATCAACAACGCCGAGTATGGTGCGGCACCCGAAGGCGAAGACTTTCTCGTCATCGGACATGAAGGCTTTGGTGTGGTCGAGGCGGTCGGGCCGGCGGTCAGCGAACTCAAGCCCGGCGACTATGTCG
This window harbors:
- a CDS encoding YHS domain-containing protein, with the protein product MIVTGKRILILTAAIAAAAIIGACSKQNTQLGFNASADGLALEGYDAVAYFVVGSAAKGDPRFKHVWNGVTWYFSSEENMKTFQAEPERYAPQYGGYCSYAVSEGYTADGDPEAWKIVDGKLYLNYNMDVKATWEKKQSERIENANKNWEAFKTKPPVKKG
- a CDS encoding GMC family oxidoreductase; translation: MTNGHYDLIIIGTGAGGGTLARKLAPSGKKILILERGDYVKREPDNWNSRAVNVEGKYNTKEVWYDRNGKALHPHTNYNVGGNTKFYGAALFRMRERDFGELKHYDGISPAWPIAYDELEPFYTQAEQMYDVHGNRGEDPTEPWASAPYAAPAVSHEPRIAELAEDFAAAGVRPFHVPLGIRIKENDRKSTCVRCATCDGFPCLLNAKSDSQVCGVDHATERPNVTLLTNAKVTRLETDAAGRSVTAVVVEREGQIESYSANIVVLSAGAINSAALLLRSANDRHPNGLANSSDQVGRNYMGHVNSVLLAVSKCPNPTVFQKTLGVNDFYFGTPEFPYPMGHISFVGKLDGVTLSAGAPKITPGFTLDMMARHSLDFWLTTEDLPRPENRVTLNRQGDIVLAYTPNNVEPHKRLQAKLKELMKSQRACKMHGHECHQGLFSRNLYLGQQIPLEGVAHQNGTVRFGDDPATSVLDRNCKAHDLDNLYVVDGGFFPSSSAVNPALTIMANALRVGRHILERIG
- a CDS encoding S8 family serine peptidase yields the protein MRDAAVIHGHRHTTNRVSTIPIHEKLGADKGLTGRGVRIAFLDSGFYPHPDIAGRIVEFFDVTGEEPELRPERSEGYQWHGTQTAVVCAGDGKLSEGTYRGLALESELVLVKVSRAGSISDAEIERGLEWILENHTRLGIRVLNISLGGDCDLVLKESRVNQLAEQLVRAGVAVVVAAGNSSERRSIPPASAPSVITVGGYSDENQKDRDQFGLYHSSFGSTADGHIKPEVIAPAMFVAAPILPHTEEYRVAERLTEMLPQPDYAFRESFIKHWDAAGLPEYLLSTDVATARIAVEREMEKRKIVSTHYQHVDGTSFAAPITASLIAQMLEANPKLGPAVIKDILVSTATRLGGQPAIRQGFGIINAAAAVRRARREQHALPHGTLCPPRIAGSRVVFGFHDDLAREVSLAGDMNGWDREATRFDRTNNGLWQASIPVPTAGRYRYKFLVDGVRWVEDSTHGRKEDDGFGGFNSILEIA
- a CDS encoding glucosidase — translated: MKAEAKRLKEADERKKDWRGWGPYLSERSWGTVREDYSADGSAWDYFPHDHSRSRAYRWNEDGIAGISDRNQELCFSLAVWNGRDPILKERFFGLTGSEGNHGEDVKELYYYLDSTPTHSYMKMLYKYPQGEFPYEQLLAENKKRGRGEMEFELLDTGIFDEDRYFDIFVEYAKAGVDDILIRIAAANRGPEDAKLTLLPTLWLRNTWSWNGIDEGKSLELTAPGKMLSRSPLLGDWELHFEADDAEPIFTENETNTERLYGSPNRTPYVKDAFHRYVVNGEADAVNPQQRGTKAAVSFRQTVPAGGEVSIRLRLSKQRRGATDPFKDFESVFDKREAEANEFYHGLSPAGLSADAANVQRQAFAGMLWSKQFYHYVVREWLAGDPAMPAPPESRKSGRNSDWGHLFNADVISMPDKWEYPWYADWDLAFHCIPLALVDAGFAKRQLILMLREWYMHPNGQIPAYEWAFGDVNPPVHAWAAMRVYQIDKKRTGKGDRKFLARVFQKLLLNFTWWVNRKDAEGNNVFEGGFLGLDNIGVFDRSRPLPTGGKLAQSDGTSWMAMYCLNMLAIALELAAEDDTYEDLASKFWEHFLFIANAMNRLGDEGISLWDEEDGFYYDVLHFHGDGNTPLKVRSMVGLIPLFAVGTIEPEVLDRLPDFKRRLYWFIENRPDLIGNVSCMKTPGEGERRLLAVAYRERLERVLKVLLDENEFLSPHGVRALSRFHLDRPFEMRVKGEVHRVDYEPGESTSGLFGGNSNWRGPIWFPVNYLLIESLQRFHHYYGDGLRVECPTGSGRMMNLWEVSQELSRRLSHIFLKDATGKRPVFGNDRKMQEDPNFRDHVLFYEYFHGDNGRGVGASHQTGWTGLVAKLLQQSGE
- a CDS encoding sigma-70 family RNA polymerase sigma factor produces the protein MSENTPEIFEAEAMQHINDLYRTALRLTRNRIDADDLVQETYMQAWKSFDQYEPGTNCRAWLYKILFNKYDHHRRKMITRAKYVTEADDLVFELSPGTEPVPETLTDREVIEALNALPEHYRSVVLLADVHEFDYKEVAEILQIPIGTVMSRLSRARTRLRQALAATAVAYGIGTAPSTSRATNPGRAHART
- a CDS encoding sigma-70 family RNA polymerase sigma factor, whose protein sequence is MEDRAETSTVAWNIDPGKWVDDHGDYLFRYAFVRLHDECRAEDAVQETLLAALKNLNTFGGRASERTWLTGILRNKIVDIIRKSCREVMLDPAETDLSDFDPLFERDDEFKDHWSDTLSPRIWKRSPEDAVTESEFFGVLNDCVAKLPQRTAAAFSLREMDELETGEVCDVLGISESNFWVIMHRARMSLRRCIELNWFMRPQ
- a CDS encoding NAD(P)/FAD-dependent oxidoreductase — translated: MSNKKRIVILGSGFGGMYAALEFDRTIARSADIEVTLVNRENFFLFTPMLHEVAASDLDITHIVSPVRKLLKHVNIFNGDVESIDVVNKVVSVSHGKDPHFHDLKYDHLVLSLGSITNFFGNKGLEENALTMKSLGDAIYLRNHLISNLEEADFECCPNVREPLLNFVVAGGGFAGVETIAGINDFLRAAIRFYPNLREDMLRVVLVHGGDVILPELSQKLGEYAAEKLMARGVEIKLGTLVSGVDGNEVTLSTGETIISNSVIWTAGTAPNPMLGPLPCEKDRGRLCTNEFLGVPGFEGLWAVGDCAAIPKADGKFHPPTAQHAMRQGKAVARNIIAAINGGTPKQFRFETLGQLAALGRRTGVAQIMGFNFSGFFAWWLWRTIYLMKLPRFEKKLRVAMDWTLDLVFKKDPVQFLTLRAPTVSSPSDAKEERILKAAA